The nucleotide window GCCTCGCCGCACGCAGACCTTCCCCTCCCCCACCAAGCAGGTCTCTGAGCCCGCTGCGGCATCGGCAGCGCGCGAGCAGGTAGCCGCCGCGCCAGCTCAAGTGGCCCCACCGGCACCACCGGTCCGCTACGTGTCCCCGGTGACCGCTGCCTCCGCAGCTGTTCCCGTCGCCTCGGCGGAAGAGGCGGGGTTATTGCACTCACCGTCTTTCTCAACTGGCCCGGAGCTGCCCGAGCGCAGCGGCCAGACGACGGCGTCAGCGTCTGTGCCTCCCCCGGTCAATGAGCAAGTCAGCAGCCCGGCCTTGGCTGCGCCTGAGGAGGCACTGCCTGCTGACAAGGACGCCCCCCACACAGACAAAGCCCCGGTGCCGCGGGCCCCCGCACACACCACCTCCATGGAATCCTGCGCGGAGGACATCGAGGCCCTGCTGGCCAAGCCCACCGACCCTGGTACGCCCTTAACGCGCCAGGAGCAGGCCGAGGCTCACCGCACCAAGCTCTGCCAGTTGGCGCGGGCCAAGAGCGAAGCTGCTAAGGCCCTGCGGGAGATGCGCACGGCCTCCTTCCCCGCCATCAAGGAGGAGATCATCCAGGACGGCGCCGGGCAGCTCTGAGGCGCGGCTGCCGGCCCTTAGGGCCCGGTGGCGCGCTCTGCGGCCTCACACCCGCGGTTTCGGTGCCTTCTCTGCGCTCTCTCTGTGCCCTCCAGCTCTCAGTGGCCCCTAATCTGCCGTCCGGCCCGCGCTCCACAAGGGCGTCTCGTGCAGGGGCCGTGCAGGGCTCTGGGGGCTCGCGGCAGTGGGGGTTTTAGCTTCTCTAGCGTGTCTTTTGAGGACACCACCGGGGTGCCCATCTGCCCATCAGAAAGGCCCGCCATGAGCACCTACACCGTTGACACCAACGAAGTCTCCGCAACCGCCGCCCGCACCCGCGCCCGCATCTGCACGATCCAGAATGAGGTGGACGCCATGAACGGGGATCTAGCCACTCTGCAGTCCTCCTGGACCGGCTCAGCCTCCAACTCCATGGGTGAATGTGGCGTCCAGTGGCATGCCACCCAGCTGCAGGTCCAGAGCAACCTGCACAGCATCGGCCAGGCTCTGGACCAGGCGGCCTTTTCCTACGATGACGCTGAAACCAGCAACCGCAACCGTTTTACCGTGCCGCAGTGACCCAAAGGTGCAGGCACGGCGGGCCGTCCACCTGCTAGTGC belongs to Actinomyces trachealis and includes:
- a CDS encoding WXG100 family type VII secretion target, coding for MSTYTVDTNEVSATAARTRARICTIQNEVDAMNGDLATLQSSWTGSASNSMGECGVQWHATQLQVQSNLHSIGQALDQAAFSYDDAETSNRNRFTVPQ